One region of Cinclus cinclus chromosome 1, bCinCin1.1, whole genome shotgun sequence genomic DNA includes:
- the TMX3 gene encoding protein disulfide-isomerase TMX3 isoform X2: protein MFEHVQKRHRVLFVYVGGESPLKEKYIEVASELIVYTYFFSASEDVLPEYVTLPELPAVMVFKDGTYFVYDEYEDGDLSSWINRERFQGYLHVDGFTLYELGDTGKLVAIAVIDDKNSSVEHTRLKSIIQEVARDYRDHFHRDFQFGHMDGNDYINSLLMDDLTIPTIVVLNTSNQQYFLPDRHIESTEDMVQFINNILDGTAEAQGGDGLLQRIKRIIYDAKSTIVSVFKSSPLLGCFLFGLPLGVISIMCYGICTADTEGEVFEHEGTKTESGDRELTDEGSEEEQEEEKNGKYTELSDGELKQKDIMEKKKD, encoded by the exons ATGTTTGAGCATGTGCAAAAGAGACATCGTGTACTTTTTGTGTATGTTGGTGGTGAATCTCCTTTAAAG gaaaaatacatTGAAGTTGCATCAGAACTAATAGTTTATACatactttttttctgcctcagaAGATGTGCTACCTGAG TATGTGACATTGCCTGAATTGCCTGCTGTTATGGTCTTCAAAGATGGAACTTACTTTGTTTATGATG AGTATGAAGATGGTGATTTGTCATCCTGGATAAACAGAGAAAGATTTCAGGGTTACCTTCATGTGGATGGCTTTACACTGTATGAACTTGGAGATACAG gaAAACTTGTGGCTATTGCAGTCATCGATGATAAAAACTCTTCAGTGGAACATACCAG aTTAAAGTCTATTATTCAGGAAGTTGCCAGAGATTATCGGGATCACTTTCACAG GGATTTCCAGTTTGGCCATATGGATGGAAATGATTACATTAATAGTTTACTGATGGA TGACTTGACAATCCCTACTATTGTTGTATTGAATACCTCCAATCAGCAGTATTTTCTGCCAGATAGGCACATTGAGAGCACAGAAGACATGGTTCAGTTTATTAACAATATCCTGGATGGTACAGCTGAA GCACAGGGTGGTGATGGACTTCTGCAACGAATCAAGAGAATAATCTATGATGCCAAGTCTACTATAGTg TCTGTGTTCAAGAGTTCACCACTGCTGGGATGCTTTCTCTTTGGGTTACCCTTGGGGGTTATCAGCATCATGTGTTACGGAATCTGCACAGCTGATACAGAGGGAGAGGTATTTGAGCATGAGGGAACTAAAACGGAAAGTGGTGATCGGGAGCTCACAGATGAAGGCAGTGAGGAAGaacaagaggaggaaaagaatggaaaatacaCAGAACTTTCAGATGGAGAGCTTAAACAGAAAGAcattatggaaaagaaaaaagactaa